A stretch of Candidatus Saganbacteria bacterium DNA encodes these proteins:
- a CDS encoding DJ-1/PfpI family protein encodes MKKAVLIIAQNMFRDEEYIEPKEILEKAGIKTVTASTNIGPASGKLGMKTHADIKLTDVHPKDYDAVVFIGGPGSYDFYDDPDALRIAKETISENKLLAAICAAPGILAHAGLLKGKKATITPSEVELLKSSGAEFRGKPVEIDGNIITADGPQSAKAWGEAVVGKLEIQ; translated from the coding sequence ATGAAAAAAGCAGTGCTAATAATCGCCCAAAACATGTTCCGCGACGAGGAATATATCGAACCTAAAGAAATTCTGGAAAAAGCGGGGATCAAAACGGTAACTGCATCGACAAATATTGGACCGGCTTCAGGAAAATTGGGCATGAAAACTCACGCTGATATCAAATTAACAGATGTTCATCCAAAAGATTATGATGCGGTAGTGTTCATTGGCGGTCCGGGATCATACGACTTTTACGATGATCCGGATGCCTTAAGGATCGCAAAAGAAACAATTTCAGAGAATAAATTGCTTGCGGCCATATGCGCGGCTCCTGGAATATTGGCTCACGCTGGTCTCTTAAAAGGGAAAAAAGCGACCATCACCCCGTCGGAAGTTGAGTTGCTCAAAAGTTCAGGAGCGGAATTTCGAGGAAAGCCAGTCGAGATCGATGGGAATATTATTACTGCAGACGGCCCTCAAAGCGCGAAAGCGTGGGGAGAGGCGGTTGTGGGGAAACTTGAAATTCAATAG
- a CDS encoding site-2 protease family protein: MPSIIYLLMGIVSALLLFICLILHELSHSVVARTNELPIAGITLFVFGGVAHMEKEPQSPKVEFKMAIAGPLMSIALSLFFLLLSYVFKFLSFVPVAIAITDYLSFFNIAIAIFNIVPAFPLDGGRVFRAVLWHFLKSQKKATRIAAGLGKIFASLLMGLGFLGLITGSIVSGVWFIFLGFFLLEAADLSYRSLVMKRAFSGIKVKDIMSANVISVPSGISIKNLIDTYFFKYRHNCFPVIKDGALLGIVTFHDTKDVPKEEWDNKTVNDILIKLESNMIINEEKAIEEALTELAHNDIGRLLVVEDEKLVGIISHKDIIRLFKYKEEADRS; this comes from the coding sequence ATGCCTTCCATAATATACTTGCTGATGGGGATAGTTTCCGCCCTCCTTCTCTTTATTTGCCTTATTCTGCACGAGCTCTCACATTCCGTAGTCGCAAGAACGAACGAGCTTCCGATCGCCGGGATCACTTTATTTGTATTTGGAGGCGTTGCGCACATGGAAAAAGAGCCCCAATCGCCAAAAGTTGAATTCAAAATGGCGATAGCGGGGCCGCTTATGAGCATTGCCCTCTCCTTGTTCTTTTTATTGTTGTCATACGTTTTTAAATTCCTGTCATTTGTGCCGGTCGCTATAGCTATAACCGATTATTTATCGTTTTTCAATATTGCAATAGCTATTTTCAATATCGTTCCGGCCTTCCCTCTTGACGGTGGAAGAGTCTTCCGCGCTGTTCTCTGGCATTTTTTAAAAAGCCAAAAAAAGGCCACAAGGATCGCGGCGGGGCTTGGAAAAATATTCGCGTCATTGCTTATGGGCCTAGGTTTCTTGGGTTTAATAACGGGAAGCATTGTTTCGGGCGTTTGGTTCATATTCTTGGGATTTTTTCTGCTTGAAGCGGCCGACCTAAGCTACAGGTCCCTTGTAATGAAAAGGGCTTTCAGCGGAATAAAAGTCAAGGATATAATGTCTGCCAATGTCATATCCGTTCCATCCGGTATTTCCATAAAAAACCTGATAGATACTTATTTTTTCAAGTACAGGCACAATTGTTTTCCTGTCATAAAAGACGGGGCATTGCTTGGGATCGTGACATTCCATGACACGAAAGATGTCCCTAAGGAAGAATGGGACAATAAGACCGTTAATGATATTTTAATTAAACTTGAAAGCAATATGATAATTAACGAGGAAAAAGCTATCGAGGAAGCGCTGACAGAGCTTGCCCACAATGACATCGGAAGATTATTGGTCGTAGAAGACGAGAAACTTGTCGGCATCATTTCCCATAAAGATATCATCAGGCTTTTTAAATACAAGGAGGAAGCTGACCGATCATGA
- a CDS encoding S-layer homology domain-containing protein — MRKNSAIFLLFIAFMLFAGRSLAQVKFTDVPTDHWSAKSVYDLVKMGITQGYPDNTFRGNKNITRYETALFLSKLAEKLGGIDFPQLKIDLSNLKTDIAGIKQAQNVPISGDFELSGLAPNVLTTKGIVVPRGPIMNYRLRTDLKKDLGQGASLDIGFDTLDSGYNGGTRELSSQMLSMRGSLIINPVDIGLSDLGAPINLDLSVGPGPIQHTDQSGALPSLNGYTYDKPYSGLSISTKIWGVVISGSYYQILKNLAGQSLASLVKSNLTYDLQNVFLFGGLSLEVEGDYYLKHPSSAGERDVRANFTLISQPRPKMTLKTIFKMGSGSSNGWMAGLEADYFDIWRTGTTLKLYGSKIGSEFIPDAFAQEEFNIGGYDLFMRPLEASTVNIGAQIGQYINGKLSLDAKTSIKLSSDFGYGIDKPRSRATGSLGFNYNIAPASLLNAYYCIEQNPSIRETTDFVSMNLKYSF; from the coding sequence ATGAGGAAAAATTCTGCAATATTTTTATTATTTATAGCGTTCATGCTTTTTGCGGGTAGATCGCTTGCGCAGGTTAAGTTCACGGACGTTCCCACCGACCACTGGTCCGCAAAATCGGTTTACGACCTTGTAAAAATGGGCATAACCCAAGGATACCCGGACAATACTTTTCGCGGGAACAAAAATATTACACGCTACGAGACCGCGCTGTTCCTTTCAAAGCTTGCCGAAAAACTTGGCGGGATCGATTTCCCCCAATTAAAGATCGACTTGTCCAATCTTAAGACTGATATAGCCGGCATAAAACAAGCGCAAAATGTTCCAATTTCCGGCGATTTCGAGCTTTCAGGGCTTGCGCCAAATGTTTTAACGACAAAAGGTATCGTTGTTCCCAGGGGACCGATCATGAATTACAGATTGCGAACTGATCTGAAAAAAGATCTAGGGCAGGGAGCTTCTTTGGATATTGGTTTTGACACATTGGATTCAGGTTATAATGGCGGGACTCGCGAGTTATCGTCGCAAATGCTTAGCATGCGAGGGTCTTTGATCATTAATCCCGTGGACATCGGGTTATCCGATCTTGGCGCTCCGATAAATTTAGACCTTAGTGTTGGGCCGGGACCTATCCAGCATACGGACCAATCGGGCGCATTGCCGTCGTTGAACGGATATACTTACGATAAACCTTATTCCGGTTTGAGTATTTCAACAAAAATTTGGGGAGTAGTGATTTCAGGCTCCTACTACCAGATATTAAAAAATTTGGCGGGACAAAGCTTGGCGAGCCTTGTTAAAAGCAATTTAACCTATGACCTCCAGAATGTTTTTCTTTTTGGCGGGCTTTCGCTCGAAGTCGAGGGCGATTATTATCTCAAGCATCCATCTTCGGCCGGAGAACGCGATGTAAGGGCGAATTTTACTTTAATATCCCAGCCAAGGCCAAAAATGACCTTAAAAACTATTTTCAAGATGGGCAGCGGAAGTTCCAACGGCTGGATGGCGGGGCTTGAGGCGGATTATTTCGATATTTGGAGGACAGGAACAACCCTAAAATTATATGGCTCAAAAATTGGGTCGGAATTCATTCCCGATGCATTTGCTCAGGAAGAGTTCAATATCGGCGGATACGATCTTTTCATGAGGCCGCTTGAGGCTTCAACCGTAAATATTGGCGCGCAAATAGGCCAATATATTAACGGAAAATTATCTTTGGACGCCAAAACAAGCATAAAACTTTCATCTGATTTCGGATATGGGATCGACAAACCCAGATCGCGCGCAACAGGATCGCTCGGTTTTAATTATAATATCGCGCCGGCGTCTTTATTGAATGCTTATTATTGCATTGAACAAAATCCTTCGATCCGTGAGACAACTGATTTTGTGTCGATGAACTTGAAGTATTCGTTTTAG